The stretch of DNA GTCTGTCCCATTTCGTCCGCGATGATCTGGCCGAATTTGAGAGCGGTCCCACTCGGAGCGTCTTCTTTAAATCGATGATGTCGCTCGATCACTTCCACATCGACTCCACTAGAGACCCCTTTTAAGACACGGGCCGCTTCTCGTGCCAACTTCATGGTGAGGTTGACCGCGATGCTCATATTCGGAGCCAACAACAACGGCGCCGTATGCGAGGCCGAGAGGACTTGGTCCCGCTGTGCGGCAGAGAGACCCGTTGTGGCCGCCACCAACGGAATTGCTCGTTCTCCACACAGCTTGGCAATCGCGACCAAGCCGGCAGGCAGCGAGAAATCGATCACGGCATCGACGCGCTCACCCAATTCACTCGTCACCGGCACACCGATGTGACCAACGCCCGCCAATTCACCGGCATCTGCGCCGAGATGCGGAGAGGCGGAATACTCCAGTGCTGCACCGACCTCCAAGCCGTTCTCCTCATGGACGAGTGCGACGACTCTCCGTCCCATCCTGCCGGCAGCTCCATTAACACCAATTTTCAGTGACTGCGTCATCCGTTCTATCCTTGGTTTTGTATTACATTCAAAAGCTGTGCAAGTGGCGCAAACTCGCAGATTTGCCGGGCAAACTCAAGCCAGCCCGCTAAGATTTCTCCGCTGCTACGAGCCTTCCGGCGGCGATCCAGCTTCCTTGCCGGCGATCTCCAACAAGCCGTAATCGACGCGGCGGAGCTTGGACAAGTCGATGGCTTGTTGGGCGCGGGATTCGTCCAATTGGTCCGGTTGGTCCGCGAGATGCGTCGGCACCGTCACAGTAAATGTGCTCCCCTTGCCCAATTCGCTCAACAGCGACACTTCGCCCCCCAGCAACTTCGAGAGCTCCTTAACAATCGAAAGCCCCAATCCGGTTCCCGCGAATTCTCGCGTGAGCGCATTGTTCGCACCGGGCGCGGTGTTGCCCTGGCGAAACTTTTCGAAGATCGTTTCTTGATCCTCCAACGGAATCCCCACGCCGGTATCGTCGACCGTCAATTCCAATTGGTCGTTATCGGTCGCTGTCACCGCGATCCGCACGCGGCCCCCTTCGGGAGTGAACTTAATAGCATTGGAGAGCAAATTGTAGATGATCTGCTGCAATTTCCCCGGATCTTGACGCAGAACCGGCAAGCGCGGATCGACCTCGTAGTTCAGCGAGATGTTCTTCTTCTCCGCCAACGGGCTGAGCATGCCCACGAGCCGTTCAATCGTCTCGTCGATCGGAAAATCGGCGAGATGCAATTCCATTTTCCCACTCTCGATTTTCGCGAGGTCCAAAATGTCATTGATCATCGCCAACAAATCTTTGCCGGCGCTTTGAATATTGTGCAGATAACGCTTCTGCTTCTCGTTGATGTTCGCCGACCCGGTCAATACGTCGCTGAAGCCCAGAATACTGTTGAGCGGCGTTCGCAGTTCATGGCTCATTGTGGTCAAGAAATCGTTTTTGAGGTTGTTCATCTCGAACAGCCGCATGTTCACTTGCGCTAATTCGTCAACCTTGGCGTCCAGACTGCCGTTGACGTGCCGCAGTTCCTCTTGCACCGCCACCAGATGCCGCAACATGCGGTTGAAAGCATGACTCAGTTCCTCAAACTCATCCCCCGTGCGGATGTCCGCTCGCAAATCAAGCATGCCGCGGGCGATTTGGTCACTGACATCCTTAAGGTGCAACACCGGTTTCACGATGACGTACCGCACGATGGCATAGGCCGCCACCATGGCCAAAAAGGCGGTCGCGATGGCGGTCGCCAACAAGATGGCATCGTTCTCGGCCAGCTTCTTTTCGGTTTGATGTGCCGGAAAGGTGATCTCCACCATGCCCAACAAATCACCCTCTTGCTTGTCCGCATGTTGATGGCAGGCGATGCAGGCCGTGGTTGCACGGACAGCACCATAAAACTTGTAAGCGCTATTGGCGTCGCTTCGGTGAACGTTGGCTGCATCCTTATTCTGCAACAAATACGTCATCGCCTGGTGCCCTTTGAAATCCTTGGGGCGCTCCGTATCCTGCACATCCGGTGACCGCACCGCCCAGGTCAGATCCGTCGAAAACTCAGGCACCTTCACCTTGTGTATCGCATCACTTGGCAGTGCTTGGTCTAGCTCCGTCTCGTCGTCCGGTCCAGGCTGCTCGTTGGATTCCGCCTCTTTGTCCGACTCGGATTCTTTGGCTTCCTTTTGCTTCACCCAAACCGGGTGCTCATAGGTCATGATTGTCTGGGTCAGCATTTCGCCCGTGATTTCATGCTGCTCATACAACAGATTCGCCGTGCGATGGCCGTAAAACGCGAAACTGCCCACGATCAGAATCAACAGACCGCCCCCAAACAAGAAACGGCACTTCCGTTCCAAGCTGGTTTCCCCGAGCAGACGTTTGAAAGTTCGGTAAGACATAAAACCATTTCGCGGTCAAAAAATAACGGCAACCGACCCGCTCAGCATTCTATAAGATTTCCACACCCCTGGGCAGAGCGATTCTTAGAAGGCTTGAGGCAACAGGCCCGAGGGTACAGGCAAATTTTTCTGCCTACTGCCTACTGCCTACTGCCTACTGCCTACTGCCTACTGCCTACTGCCTACTGCCTACTGAATCACTTCCCCCGCACATTCCCATACAGCTCAATGTGCAGCCGCGAGGTAAACTGGTAGCCCCGCTGTCCCGCTGCCGCTTCGACCCATGGCGACTTCTCTGTTAAAGCCTCAGCTGTGACCGCTTGCGGCATCAGCCAGACATGGCGGGACTCCGCTTCGGGAATCTCCGCCAAATACGCCTCCACCTCGTCAAGATCATTGGGGTGATCGATTACGAATTTGAACTGGTAATCATAGTCCCGCAACAACCGGCGAATGACTTGCGGACGATGTCGGTCGCGCTCGTGTCGCGCCCGCCATTCCCCGGCCTGTTCCAGGCTGGGCACGGAGTTTGAGAGTTTGGGACTGATCGACATCAAATCCGCCTGCAGCAACAAATCGACCGTCCCGGCCGTCTCCACCGTGATGAATTTTCCTTGTTCACGCAGTGCCGCCGCCAACGGCTGGACCTCGGCCTGCAGCATCGGCTCTCCCCCGGTGATCACCACATGCGTGCAATCGTATTGCAGAACGTCCTCCACAATCGCATCCCACGAGCGATTCTCCCCTTCCGGATTCCACGAGGTATACGGGGTATCGCAAAACCAACACCGCAGATTGCATCCGGAGGTGCGCACAAAAACCGACGGCTCGCCACTGTAGCGGCCTTCGCCTTGCACGGAATGAAAAATCTCGGATATCTGCACAGTGGTCTCGTCAAACGATCTGGTGAAAACAGAATAGAAAAGCCGCGCTCAGCATTTCAGCCTTGCGCCGGATAGGTCAGCGGATCTTCCAACCCCGCATCGTGGAAACCCTTCAACCGCAACAGGCAAGCATCACACTGCCCGCAAGGCAGACCCGTGTCGCTGGGATCGTAACAACTGATGGTCAAACCGTAATCCACACCCAGCTCCCGGCCGCGGCGAATGATCTCCGACTTGGTCAGATCGATCAGCGGCGTATGAATCCGCCAAACCCCATCCCCTTCGACCCCCGCTTTGGTCGCCAGGTTCGCTAAATGCTGAAATGCGTCCACAAACTGCGGCCGACAATCCGGGTAGCCACTGT from Symmachiella dynata encodes:
- the dapB gene encoding 4-hydroxy-tetrahydrodipicolinate reductase translates to MTQSLKIGVNGAAGRMGRRVVALVHEENGLEVGAALEYSASPHLGADAGELAGVGHIGVPVTSELGERVDAVIDFSLPAGLVAIAKLCGERAIPLVAATTGLSAAQRDQVLSASHTAPLLLAPNMSIAVNLTMKLAREAARVLKGVSSGVDVEVIERHHRFKEDAPSGTALKFGQIIADEMGQTEHVHGRHGQPGRRPQSEIGYHALRTGDNVGEHTIVFGMMGETIDLTVRGHTRDSYAHGALIAARYLCEQEPGLYTIEEALGL
- a CDS encoding sensor histidine kinase, with product MSYRTFKRLLGETSLERKCRFLFGGGLLILIVGSFAFYGHRTANLLYEQHEITGEMLTQTIMTYEHPVWVKQKEAKESESDKEAESNEQPGPDDETELDQALPSDAIHKVKVPEFSTDLTWAVRSPDVQDTERPKDFKGHQAMTYLLQNKDAANVHRSDANSAYKFYGAVRATTACIACHQHADKQEGDLLGMVEITFPAHQTEKKLAENDAILLATAIATAFLAMVAAYAIVRYVIVKPVLHLKDVSDQIARGMLDLRADIRTGDEFEELSHAFNRMLRHLVAVQEELRHVNGSLDAKVDELAQVNMRLFEMNNLKNDFLTTMSHELRTPLNSILGFSDVLTGSANINEKQKRYLHNIQSAGKDLLAMINDILDLAKIESGKMELHLADFPIDETIERLVGMLSPLAEKKNISLNYEVDPRLPVLRQDPGKLQQIIYNLLSNAIKFTPEGGRVRIAVTATDNDQLELTVDDTGVGIPLEDQETIFEKFRQGNTAPGANNALTREFAGTGLGLSIVKELSKLLGGEVSLLSELGKGSTFTVTVPTHLADQPDQLDESRAQQAIDLSKLRRVDYGLLEIAGKEAGSPPEGS
- a CDS encoding 7-carboxy-7-deazaguanine synthase QueE; amino-acid sequence: MQISEIFHSVQGEGRYSGEPSVFVRTSGCNLRCWFCDTPYTSWNPEGENRSWDAIVEDVLQYDCTHVVITGGEPMLQAEVQPLAAALREQGKFITVETAGTVDLLLQADLMSISPKLSNSVPSLEQAGEWRARHERDRHRPQVIRRLLRDYDYQFKFVIDHPNDLDEVEAYLAEIPEAESRHVWLMPQAVTAEALTEKSPWVEAAAGQRGYQFTSRLHIELYGNVRGK